The Rathayibacter caricis DSM 15933 genomic sequence GCGCATCAGCTCCTGCTGCACCCGGAAGGGCCCGTCGCCGCCCTCGACGCGGTGCACGGTCGCCGCGTGCACGGCGCGGTCACCCGGGCGCACGGCCGCGCCGCCGCTGCGCAGGTCGAGGGTGAGGGTGACGCCGAGCGGGTCGCACTGCCAGAAGGCGAGCGCTCCGCCCCGCACCGCGACGCCGAGTCCCTCCGTCGCGCCGGTGGCGGGGTCGTGGAGGAGCACGCTCCAGGGCAGCACACGTTCGGGCCGGACGGACGCCCACTCCAGCTCCCCGTAGCTGCGCTCCCACGCGTCGCCCAGCACCAGGGCGCCGGCGGGCACGGGCCGACGCCAGCGCAGCACCACGCGCGCCACCTGCCGGGTCGTCGAGACCTCGATCCGCAGGCCGTAGCCGTCGGCGCCGAGGGCGACGTCGACCGGGGAGCGGGCCGCGTCCAGGAACGCCCCGCCCGGCTCGAGCTGCACTCGGACGCTGGTGGGCTCGGGAACGGACGACGCTGTCATGAAGGTTCCATCTCGATGTCGCGAAGGGTGACGGCCCTCATGTCAGGACATCTTGCCGACATGTGTACAAGGCCGAGCTACTCGTGTAGCTTCTCCTCACAAGCTACACGAGTAGCTACTCGTATGTACTGACAAGGGAGTCACCATGACGACCTTCCCCGGCGCGCATCGGCACCGCGGATGACGGCCGCGCACGGCGTCGCCGCACGGCCCCGGCTCACCCCGAACCGCCGCCGCGCCCGTGGCCGCGAGCTCCTCGTCGCGATCGCGTTCATCCTTCCGGCGGCCATCGGCTTCGGCACCTTCTACGTCGCGCCGACCGTCCGGGGCATCTACCTCAGCTTCACCGACTACAACCTGATGAGCGCCCCGAGCTTCATCGGGTTCGACAACTACGTGCGGCTCGCCACCGATCCGCTCTTCTGGAACTCGGTCTGGGTGACGCTCGAGTACGTCTCGATCAACATCGTCGTGCAGACCGTGGTCGCCGTCGGGCTGGCCGTCCTGATGCACCGCGTGACCCAGTCGGTGGTGATCCGCGGAGCGATCCTGCTGCCGTTCCTCATCTCGAACGTCATCGCCGCGATGATCTGGTTCCTCCTGCTCGACTACCAGCTCGGGCTCGTCAACAGCCTGATCGAGACGGTCGGCCTCACCCGCATCCCGTTCTTCGCCGATCAGGACTGGGCGATCCCGACGATCGCGCTGGTCAACGTCTGGCGGCACATGGGCTACACGGCGCTGCTCGTGTTCGCCGGGCTCCAGATGATCCCGCCGTACGTCTACGAGGCCGCGCAGATCGACGGCTCCAGCGAGTGGCGCTCGTTCTGGCGGATCACGCTGCCGCTGCTGCGACCCGTTCTCGCCCTCGTGCTGGTCGTGACGGTGACCGGCTCGTTCCAGGTGTTCGACACCGTCGCCGTGACCACGCGCGGCGGACCCGTGAACGCCACCCGGGTCATGCAGTTCTACATCTACCAGGTCGGCTTCGGCGAGAACGACTTCGGCTACGCCAGCGCGATCTCGGTCGTCCTGCTCGTCATCCTCGCCGGCGTCGCGCTCCTGCAGCTCCGGCTGCTGCGCGCCGACCAGTCCGACCTCGCGTGAAGAAGGAAGACCGATGACCGCCACCCTGCCGCTGAGCGATCCGACGCTCGCCGCCGCCCCTCCCGCCCCGCGCCGGCCCGTCCGCCGCCGTCCCTCCGCCGGCCGGATCCTCGCCTGGGCCGCCCTGATCGCCGCGCTCTTCGTGACCCTCTTCCCCTTCTTCTGGATGATCCGCACGGCCTTCTCGACCGAGAACGCCCTCGCCAGCGACCCCACCTCGCTCCTGCCCGTCGAGTTCACCTGGGGCGCGTTCGCCCGGGTGCTCGGCTTCGCGACGCAGGAGCAGGCGATCGCCGAGGGCGGCTCCGGCGCCTCCGTGAACTTCTGGCTCTACCTGCGCAACTCGGTCGCCTACGCGACCCTCGTCACCGCCGGTCAGCTGCTGTTCTGCTCGCTCGCTGCCTACGCCTTCGCCCGCCTGCGCTGGCCGGGGCGCGACGCGGTGTTCTTCCTCTTCCTCACCGCGCTCATGGTGCCGCCGATCTTCACGGCGCTGCCGAACTTCGTCCTCATGCGCGACCTGGGGCTGCTCAACTCGTTCGCCGGGCTCGCCCTGCCGAGCCTGCTGATGACCCCGTTCGCCGTGTTCTTCCTCCGCCAGTTCTTCCTCGGGATCAGCAAGGAGATCGAGGAGGCGGCCGAGCTGGACGGCGCGGGCAAGCTGCGCATCTTCTTCCGCCTGATCGTGCCGATGAGCGTCGCTCCGCTGGCCACGCTCGGGATCCTCACCTACATCAACACCTGGAACGACTACTTCTGGCCGCTGCTCGCCGGCAACACGGAGGAGTCCCGCGTCCTCACCGTCGCCCTCGGCGTGTTCCGCTCGCAGACCCCCAACGGCAGCCCCGACTGGGCCGGCCTCATGGCCGCGACGCTCGTCGCCGCCGTGCCCGTGCTCGTGCTCTTCCTGGCCTTCGGCCGCCGCATCGTCGACTCGATCGGCTACTCCGGCGTCAAGTGACGCCCCGCAGACCCCTTCCCCCACCTCGTGCAATGAAGCAGATAGGACCCACCACCGTGTCACGCACTCTCCGCAGATCCGCCACCGTCCTCGCCGGCGCCACCGCGCTCGGCCTCTCCCTCACCGCCTGCGTCGGCGGAGGAGGGGGTGGCGCCGCCTCGAACGACGGCGCGTCGATCGACACCAGCGCCGCCACCGGCACCGTCGAGTACTGGCTCTGGGACAACAACCAGAAGGCCGCGTACCAGCAGTGCGCCGACGACTTCTCGGCCGCGAACCCCGACGTCACCGTGAACATCTCGCAGTACTCGTGGGACGACTACTGGACGAAGCTGACCAACGGGTTCGTCGCCGGCACCGCCCCCGACGTGTTCACGAACCACCTCTCGAAGTACGCCGACTTCATCGCCAACGACCAGCTCGTCGCCCTCGACGACGTGCTCGAGAAGGACGGCGTCGACGTCGACCAGTACCAGGACGGCCTCGCCGACCTCTGGGTCGGCCAGGACGGCGCGCGCTACGGCCTGCCCAAGGACTGGGACACCGTGGCCGTGTTCTACAACGAGGCCCTGATCACCGACGGCGGCTACACCCCCGAGCAGCTCGCCGAGCTGGAGTGGAACCCGGAGGACGGCGGCACCTACGGCGAGGCGATCGCCCACCTCACCGTCGACGTGAACGGCGTCCGCGGCGACGAGGACGGCTTCGACAAGGACCGCGTCGCGGTCTACGGACTGGGTCTGGACGGCGGCTCGGGCGGCGGCAACGGCCAGACGCAGTGGAGCATGTACGCCGGCAGCACCGGCTGGACCTACACCGACGAGAACCCGTGGGGCAGCGCCTACAACTACGACGACGAGAAGTTCCAGTCGACCATCGGCTGGATGGCCGACCTGATCGAGAAGGGCTACATGCCCTCGGTCGCCGCGGTGACCGGCAGTGACGCCGCGCAGACGTTCGGCGCCGGCAAGTACGCCATGACCACCAACGGCTCGTGGAACATCAACTCGTTCACCTCGCTCACGGGCGTCGATGTCGGCATCGCGCCGACCCCGATCGGCCCGGACGGCGAGCGCTCGACCATGTTCAACGGCCTCGCCGACTCGATCTGGGCGGGCTCCGAGAACAAGGACGCCTCGGCCAAGTGGGTCGAGTACCTCGCCTCGGCCGAGTGCCAGGACGTCATCGGAGCGGCCGGAGTCGTCTTCCCGGCGATCCCGAGCGGCACCGACGCGGCGAAGGCCGCCTTCGCCGACAAGGGGATCGACGTCACCGCCTTCACGCAGCAGGTCGACGACGGCACCACGTTCCTCTTCCCGATCACCGACAACGCGGCGAAGATCGCCGGCATCATGACGCCGGCCGTCGACGCCGTCCTCGAGGGGCAGGCCGACCCGTCCTCGCTCACCGACGCGGACGAGCAGGTCGACGCGCTGTTCGACTAGCGTCCGACAGGGGGACCCGGGCCGCGGGTCCCCCCACGAGTCCGAGGAGACCGCTGTGCTCGATCGTTCGCTGCCGCGCAAGGCGCCGACCCGCAACCAGGTCGCCGAGCACGCCCAGGTGAGCACGGCGGTCGTCAGCTACGTGCTCACCGGCGCCAAGCGCGTCTCGCCCGAGAAGGAGCGCCGCGTGCACGAGGCGATCAAGGAGCTGGGCTACGTGCCCAACACCGCGGCGCGCGCCCTGCGCACGGGCCGCACGCACGTCCTCGCCCTCCTCATCCCCGACAGCAGCAACCCCTACTTCGCCGAGTTCGCCCTGCAGATCGAGACCGCGGCCGCCGAGCGCGGCTACGCCCTCCTCATCGCCAACACCCACGACGACGCCGAGAACGAGGAGCGGCTCGTCACCGAGATGGGCTCGCGCGGGGTGGACGGGCTGATCATCGCGAGCGTCCTGCAGGGCCTGCGGCCCGGCTCCTCCTCGGACGCGCAGGTCCCGACCGTCGTGATCGACGCGTTCCACCCCATCGAGGGAGCCCCCTCCATCGGGGTGGACGCGATCGGGAGCGCGGCGGAGGCGGTGCGGCACCTCGTCGAGGTGCACGGCCGCCGGCGGGTCGCGCTCGTCCTCGGTGCGAGCTCCGACCCCGATCAGCGCACCGATCCCCGGCAGATCGGCTGGGAGCGGACGCTCCGCGACGCCGGGCTCGAGCCCGGCCCGATCGAGATCACCGGGTGGTCGCGGGAGGGCGGGCTGGAGGCGGCGGCGAGGCTGCTCTCGGGGCCCGGCCGTCCCGACGCGGTCTTCGCGGGCTCCGACCTCATCGGCATCGGCTTCCTCCGCGGCGCCGCCGACCACGGCCTCCGCATCCCCGAGGACCTGGCGGTCATCTCCTACGACGGCACGTCGGAGTCGGCCTTCAGCGTCCCCCGCCTCACCACCCTCCAGCAGCCCGTGCGCGCCATGGCCCGCGCGGCGATCGATGCCGTCCTCCACACCGGTCCGCCGCCGAAGAGCATCACGACCTTCCCCGGCGAGCTGATCCTCCGCGAGTCCTGCGGATGCGGCGCCCACCGCGCCCCCGTCACCTCCACGAAAGGCCCCCCGACATGACCTCTCCCCGCACGACCGGCGTCGTGATGCGCACCGCCGGCGTCTCGCTCGTCGTCGACCTCAGCGACGACCGGCTCCCCGCCGTCCTGCACTGGGGCGCCGACACCGGCCCGCTCGACCTCGAGGCCTTTGAGGCCTTCGCCGCGGCGGGTCGGACGCCCGTCGGCCCGAACGACGTCGACGAGCCCGTCCGCGTCGCGCTCCTCCCCGAGCACTGGACGGGCTGGACGGGACGCCCGGGGCTCAGCGGCTCGCGCTCCGGCGCCGACTGGTCGCCGCGCTTCACGGTCGCCTCGATCTCGGTGACCGAGGGAGGGAGTGCCTCCACGCTCCCGCAGGACGCTCCGCTGGTCGTCGCCACCGGCGCCGCATCGCTGCGGGTCCGGGCCGTCGACGCCGTCGCGGGGCTCGCCGTCGAGATCGAGCTCGAGCTCGACGCGTCGGGAGTCGTCCGCACCCGCGCCGAGGTCACCAACCTCGGCGACGACGTCTACCAGCTCGACGAGCTGCTGCTGTGCCTGCCCGTGCCCGCGACGGCGAGCGAGATCCTCGACTTCGCCGGGCGCTGGGGCAAGGAGCGCGCGCCGCAGCGGCGCCCCGTGGGCATCGGCGCGCACCGCCGCGAGGGCCGCCACGGCCGCACCGGTGCCGACGCCGCGACCCTCCTCTCGGTCGGAGCGCCCGGCTTCGGCTTCGCCGACGGCGAGGTCTGGGGGCTGCACACCGGCTGGTCGGGCAACCACGTGCACCAGGTCGAGCGCGTCTCGACGGGCGTGCAGCTGCTCGGCGGAGGGGAGCTGCTGCTCCCCGGCGAGGTCCGCCTGGCCGCGGGCGAGAGCTACCGGAGCCCCTGGGTGCACGGCTCGTACGCCGTCGGACTCGACGCCGTCGCGCGCCGGTTCCACCGGATGCTCCGCGCCCGGCCGGGTCACCCCTCCTCCGCCCGCCCCGTGACGCTCAACGTCTGGGAGGCGGTCTACTTCGACCACGACCTCGACGTGCTGACCGAGCTCGCCGAGCGCGCCGCCGCGCTGGGCATCGAGCGGTACGTGCTCGACGACGGCTGGTTCGGCAGCCGTCGCGACGACCGCTCGGGCCTGGGCGATTGGACCGTCTCGGGCGACGTCTGGCCCGACGGGCTGCACCCGCTCGTCGACCGCGTCCGGGCGCTCGGGATGCAGTTCGGCCTCTGGTTCGAGCCCGAGATGGTGAACCCCGACTCCGATCTCGCCCGCGCGCACCCGGACTGGATCCTGTCCACCGGAGGCCGCCTGCCCGTCGAGTCCCGGACGCAGCAGGTGCTCGACCTGGCGAACCCCGACTGCTTCGCGCACCTCCGGGACGCGATCACGGCGATCCTCGACGAGTACGACATCGCGTACATCAAGTGGGACCACAACCGCGACCTCGTCGACGCGGGGCGCCCGCCCGGCGGGGAGGCGGGAGTGCACGAGCAGACCCTCGCCTTCTACCGCCTGGTCGACGAGATCCGCGAGCGCTTCCCCGACCTCGAGATCGAGTCGTGCTCCTCCGGCGGCGCGCGCGTGGACCTCGGCGTGCTCGAGCGGACCGACCGCGTCTGGGTCTCGGACAACATCGACCCGCTGGACCGTCAGCAGATGAACCGCTGGACGACGCAGCTGATCCCGCCGGAGCTGATGGGCTCGCACATCGCCTCGGCCCTCTCGCACACCACCGGGCGCCGGCACGACCTGTCCTTCCGCGCCGTCTCGGCCCTCTTCGGGCACCTGGGCGTCGAGTGGGATCTGCGCACGGCCACCGAGGAGGAGCTCGACGAGCTCGGCGCGTGGATCGCGTTCCACAAGGAGCAGCGCGCGCTCCTGCACGGCGGCGACCTCGTCCGCCTCGACCACCCCGACGCGACGCTCGCCGTGCACGGCGTCGTGGCGGCGGACCGCTCGGCGGCGGTCTACTCGCTCGTCTCGCTCGCCCGCTCCGAGGTGGTGTCGCCCGGCCGCGTCCGGCTGCCGGGTCTCGATCCCGACGCGTCCTACCGCGTCGAGCCGGTGGTCATCGGCGGCGTGGGGCGCGGCACGACTCCCGCCGAGTGGTGGGGGCTCCGAGCGGAGCCGTCGGCGGACGCTCACGCTGCGCCGTCATGGGTGCCGCGGGGCGAGCGGATCGGCACGGTCGTCTCGGGAGCGGCGCTCGCCTCCGCGGGGCTGATGGCGCCGCTGCTGCACCCCGAGCACGGGGTGGTCTACACGGCGACGCGGGTCTGATCGCGCGGCCGCCGCGACCGGCTCATTCCGATCGCGGCGGCTGCGGGTGACAGCGCGAGGGTTCTCCTGTATGTTCATATGTAAGTACATGGCGGGCCGCAGAAGCACCGCGCCCACCCCCTCGACAAGGAAGTTGTACAGCGACGTATGACCGAGCACACTCCCTTCGACCTGATCACCATCGGGCGCTCCGGCGTCGACATCTACCCGCTCCAGGACGGAGTGGGCCTCGAGGACGTCGAGACCTTCGGCAAGTACCTCGGCGGCAGCGCGGCGAACGTCACCGTGGCCGCCGCGAAGCACGGCCTGAAGTCCGCCATCATCACCCGCACCGGCGACGACCCCTTCGGCCGCTTCGTCTCGCGCGAGCTCGAGCGCCTGGGCGCCTCCGCCGAGTTCGTCCGCACCGTGTCGGGGCTGAACACCCCCGTCACCTTCTGCGAGATCTTCCCGCCGGACGACTTCCCGCTCTACTTCTACCGGGCGCCCAAGGCCCCCGACCTGGTCATCACCGTCAACGAGCTCGACCTCGACTCGATCGCCCGGGCCCGCATCTACTGGTCCACGGTCACCGGCCTCTCGGAGGATCCCAGCCGCACCGCGCACCACACGGCCTGGGAGGCGCGCGGCCGCCGCCCGCTCACGATCCTCGACCTCGACTACCGGCCGATGTTCTGGAAGTCGCCCGAGATCGCCCGCCGCGAGGTGTCCCGCGCGCTCGAGCACGTGAGCGTCGCCGTCGGCAACCGCGAGGAGTGCGAGATCGCGGTCGGCGAGACCGACCCGCACCGCGCCGCCGATGCACTGCTCGACCGCGGCCTCGACCTCGCGATCGTCAAGCAGGGCCCGCGCGGCGTGCTCGCCAAGACGCGCGACGAGACCGTCGAGGTCGCTCCCTACGCGGTCGAGGTGGTCAACGGCCTCGGCGCCGGCGACGGCTTCGGCGGCGCCCTGTGCCACGGCCTCCTGCAGGACTGGTCGCTCGAGGAGGTGCTCCGCTTCGCCAACGTCGCCGGAGCGATCGTCGCCTCGCGGCGGGAGTGCTCGACCGCCATGCCCTCGACCGACGAGGTCGCCGAGATCGTGAGGAGCATCGCCGATGTCGCTGCCTGAGACCCTCGCCGCCCTCGATTTCGAGACGCTGCGCGAGATCCGCACCACCGCCCCCGAGACCGTGCTGCCCCGCGTGCGCGACCGCGTCCGCCGGCCGCTGCTCGCCGAGGACGGCCGCCTCTTCATCGTCGCCGCCGACCACCCGGCGCGCGGCGCCCTCGGCGTCCGCGACGACCCGACCGCCATGGCCGACCGCTACGGGCTGCTCGCCCGCCTCGTCACCGCCCTCGAGCGCCCGGGTGTGGACGGCGTGCTCGGCACGCCCGACATCATCGAGGACCTCGCCCTGCTGGGCGCCCTCGAGGGCAAGGTCGTCGTCGGATCGATGAACCGCGGCGGCCTCAAGGGCGCGCGCTTCGAGATGGACGACCGCTTCACCGGGTACGACGTGCCCGGCATCGTGGCGGCAGGGATCGACTTCGCGAAGCTGCTCCTCCGCGTGAACCTCGGCGACTTCGCGACCGCGGCCACCATCGAGGCGTCGGCCCGCGCGGTCGACGCGGCGGCGGCGGCCCGCGTGCCGATCATGCTCGAGCCGTTCCTCAGCCGCTGGGCGAACGGCGCGGTGCAGAACGACCTCTCGGCGGAGGCGGTCATCACCTCGATCGCGATCACCGCCGGGCTCGGCAACACGTCCGCCTACTCCTGGCTCAAGCTGCCCGTCGTGCCCGAGATGGAGCGGGTGATGGCGTCGACGACGCTGCCCACCCTCCTGCTCGGCGGCGATCCCTCCGGCAGCCCCGACGAGACCTACGCCTCGTGGGAGGCGGCGCTCGCGCTGCCCGGAGTCCGCGGGCTCGTCGTGGGCCGCACCCTGCTCTACCCGCCCGACGGCGACGTCGCGGGCGCGGTCGACACCGCCGCCGCGCTCGTGCACGGCTGACACCTCCCCTTTCGAGAAGAGAAGAAGGAACATGTCCGAAACCCTGGGAACCGAACCGATCCACGCGCTCGCCGTGGTGCCGCACTGGATCGACGGCCGCGAGTCGCCGTCGACCTCCGGCCGCACCGCTCCGGTCTTCGACCCGGCGCTCGGAGTCGCGACGAAGGAGGTCGCGCTGGCCGACGACGCCGAGATCGAGGCCGCCATCGCCTCCGCGAAGGCCGCGTTCCCCGCGTGGCGCGACCTGTCGCTCGCCAAGCGCCAGCAGATCCTGTTCCGCTTCCGCGAGCTGCTCGAGGCGAAGAAGGGCGAGCTGGCCGAGATCATCACGTCCGAGCACGGCAAGGTCGTCTCGGACGCTCTCGGCGAGATCACGCGCGGCCAGGAGGTCGTGGAGTTCGCGACCGGGCTCGCGCACCACCTCAAGGGCGAGTACTCCGAGCAGGTCTCGACCGGCGTCGACGTGTACTCGACCAAGCAGCCGCTCGGAGTCGTCGGCATCATCTCGCCGTTCAACTTCCCCGCCATGGTGCCGATGTGGTTCTTCCCCATCGCGATCGCCGCGGGCAACACCGTGATACTCAAGCCGTCCGAGAAGGACCCGACCGCCGCGATCTGGCTCGCGAAGCT encodes the following:
- a CDS encoding carbohydrate ABC transporter permease, whose protein sequence is MTATLPLSDPTLAAAPPAPRRPVRRRPSAGRILAWAALIAALFVTLFPFFWMIRTAFSTENALASDPTSLLPVEFTWGAFARVLGFATQEQAIAEGGSGASVNFWLYLRNSVAYATLVTAGQLLFCSLAAYAFARLRWPGRDAVFFLFLTALMVPPIFTALPNFVLMRDLGLLNSFAGLALPSLLMTPFAVFFLRQFFLGISKEIEEAAELDGAGKLRIFFRLIVPMSVAPLATLGILTYINTWNDYFWPLLAGNTEESRVLTVALGVFRSQTPNGSPDWAGLMAATLVAAVPVLVLFLAFGRRIVDSIGYSGVK
- a CDS encoding LacI family DNA-binding transcriptional regulator, encoding MLDRSLPRKAPTRNQVAEHAQVSTAVVSYVLTGAKRVSPEKERRVHEAIKELGYVPNTAARALRTGRTHVLALLIPDSSNPYFAEFALQIETAAAERGYALLIANTHDDAENEERLVTEMGSRGVDGLIIASVLQGLRPGSSSDAQVPTVVIDAFHPIEGAPSIGVDAIGSAAEAVRHLVEVHGRRRVALVLGASSDPDQRTDPRQIGWERTLRDAGLEPGPIEITGWSREGGLEAAARLLSGPGRPDAVFAGSDLIGIGFLRGAADHGLRIPEDLAVISYDGTSESAFSVPRLTTLQQPVRAMARAAIDAVLHTGPPPKSITTFPGELILRESCGCGAHRAPVTSTKGPPT
- a CDS encoding ABC transporter substrate-binding protein, which gives rise to MSRTLRRSATVLAGATALGLSLTACVGGGGGGAASNDGASIDTSAATGTVEYWLWDNNQKAAYQQCADDFSAANPDVTVNISQYSWDDYWTKLTNGFVAGTAPDVFTNHLSKYADFIANDQLVALDDVLEKDGVDVDQYQDGLADLWVGQDGARYGLPKDWDTVAVFYNEALITDGGYTPEQLAELEWNPEDGGTYGEAIAHLTVDVNGVRGDEDGFDKDRVAVYGLGLDGGSGGGNGQTQWSMYAGSTGWTYTDENPWGSAYNYDDEKFQSTIGWMADLIEKGYMPSVAAVTGSDAAQTFGAGKYAMTTNGSWNINSFTSLTGVDVGIAPTPIGPDGERSTMFNGLADSIWAGSENKDASAKWVEYLASAECQDVIGAAGVVFPAIPSGTDAAKAAFADKGIDVTAFTQQVDDGTTFLFPITDNAAKIAGIMTPAVDAVLEGQADPSSLTDADEQVDALFD
- the iolC gene encoding 5-dehydro-2-deoxygluconokinase, encoding MTEHTPFDLITIGRSGVDIYPLQDGVGLEDVETFGKYLGGSAANVTVAAAKHGLKSAIITRTGDDPFGRFVSRELERLGASAEFVRTVSGLNTPVTFCEIFPPDDFPLYFYRAPKAPDLVITVNELDLDSIARARIYWSTVTGLSEDPSRTAHHTAWEARGRRPLTILDLDYRPMFWKSPEIARREVSRALEHVSVAVGNREECEIAVGETDPHRAADALLDRGLDLAIVKQGPRGVLAKTRDETVEVAPYAVEVVNGLGAGDGFGGALCHGLLQDWSLEEVLRFANVAGAIVASRRECSTAMPSTDEVAEIVRSIADVAA
- a CDS encoding Cgl0159 family (beta/alpha)8-fold protein: MSLPETLAALDFETLREIRTTAPETVLPRVRDRVRRPLLAEDGRLFIVAADHPARGALGVRDDPTAMADRYGLLARLVTALERPGVDGVLGTPDIIEDLALLGALEGKVVVGSMNRGGLKGARFEMDDRFTGYDVPGIVAAGIDFAKLLLRVNLGDFATAATIEASARAVDAAAAARVPIMLEPFLSRWANGAVQNDLSAEAVITSIAITAGLGNTSAYSWLKLPVVPEMERVMASTTLPTLLLGGDPSGSPDETYASWEAALALPGVRGLVVGRTLLYPPDGDVAGAVDTAAALVHG
- a CDS encoding alpha-galactosidase is translated as MTSPRTTGVVMRTAGVSLVVDLSDDRLPAVLHWGADTGPLDLEAFEAFAAAGRTPVGPNDVDEPVRVALLPEHWTGWTGRPGLSGSRSGADWSPRFTVASISVTEGGSASTLPQDAPLVVATGAASLRVRAVDAVAGLAVEIELELDASGVVRTRAEVTNLGDDVYQLDELLLCLPVPATASEILDFAGRWGKERAPQRRPVGIGAHRREGRHGRTGADAATLLSVGAPGFGFADGEVWGLHTGWSGNHVHQVERVSTGVQLLGGGELLLPGEVRLAAGESYRSPWVHGSYAVGLDAVARRFHRMLRARPGHPSSARPVTLNVWEAVYFDHDLDVLTELAERAAALGIERYVLDDGWFGSRRDDRSGLGDWTVSGDVWPDGLHPLVDRVRALGMQFGLWFEPEMVNPDSDLARAHPDWILSTGGRLPVESRTQQVLDLANPDCFAHLRDAITAILDEYDIAYIKWDHNRDLVDAGRPPGGEAGVHEQTLAFYRLVDEIRERFPDLEIESCSSGGARVDLGVLERTDRVWVSDNIDPLDRQQMNRWTTQLIPPELMGSHIASALSHTTGRRHDLSFRAVSALFGHLGVEWDLRTATEEELDELGAWIAFHKEQRALLHGGDLVRLDHPDATLAVHGVVAADRSAAVYSLVSLARSEVVSPGRVRLPGLDPDASYRVEPVVIGGVGRGTTPAEWWGLRAEPSADAHAAPSWVPRGERIGTVVSGAALASAGLMAPLLHPEHGVVYTATRV
- a CDS encoding carbohydrate ABC transporter permease encodes the protein MTAAHGVAARPRLTPNRRRARGRELLVAIAFILPAAIGFGTFYVAPTVRGIYLSFTDYNLMSAPSFIGFDNYVRLATDPLFWNSVWVTLEYVSINIVVQTVVAVGLAVLMHRVTQSVVIRGAILLPFLISNVIAAMIWFLLLDYQLGLVNSLIETVGLTRIPFFADQDWAIPTIALVNVWRHMGYTALLVFAGLQMIPPYVYEAAQIDGSSEWRSFWRITLPLLRPVLALVLVVTVTGSFQVFDTVAVTTRGGPVNATRVMQFYIYQVGFGENDFGYASAISVVLLVILAGVALLQLRLLRADQSDLA